The window TTAAAGGGGAATTGGACAACTATTGAGAATTGAGAAGGATGTGAGGGTAGGGCTGGGGAAACGGGATCACAGTAGACAGCTCCATTGGTCAAAACCAGTCCCTGGACCAGCACAGACgggttggactgaatggcctccctttctACCAGTACTGGGGCGGGGAATCAAAGTGAGTGGATCGTGCAGAAACTTTCTGAAGCAATGAAATGTCTTCTCTTTAACAGCCGCAAACATGCCCATGACAAAGGTGCTCAAAGCAGATGACATCAACAAAGCCATCAGTGCTTTCAAGGGTAAGTGGAATTGCGTTTGTAAGTATTTGTTTAGTTATTTGTGTGTTTATtaagttatttttctctctctttgtttccctctgaccttccctctctctttctctcacacttcctcgttctctctctttctccctttctctctctccccttctttccttcccccttcctctctttctttctttcttttactctccctctctttctctctctatttccttctttcttttgctgttcctctctctccctttctctctttcactttctttccttctctcactGTTCCtcactttctctcttcctccctttcttcctccctctctttctccctctttctctttcactctctatctcattctctctcgctctctctttccctctgttcCCGTTAAACTGCAGTTTAATTTCCATGGGGAGGTAGGACAGATCCCGTTCACCGCTCCGCCACAACTTCACTGTGAGAACTGCCAAAAATCCAGGGATCTGAGGGGGGAGGCACCCAACATCATTTTTCTGAGGTTTTAGTGTCTTTTCCACCAATGTAGTGGTGGTCGAGCAGGAGAGTCCATGGCGAAATGTATGGGCACCGCCatcgagcagcacggtggcacagtggttagcactgctgcctcacagcgccagggacccggcttcgattccaccctcgggtcactgtctgtgtggagtctgcacgttctccccgtgtctgcgtggatttcctccgggtgctccggtttccttccacagtccaaagatgtgcgaattaggttgattagccatgctaaattctccctagtgtccaaagatgtgcaggttaggtggattggccatgctaagttgccccttagtgtccaaagatgtgcaggttaggtggattggccatgctaaatcgccccttagtatccaaagatgtgcaggttaggtggattggccatgttaaattgccccttagtgttcaaagatgtgcaggttaggtggattggccatgttaaattgccccttaatatctaacgatgtgcaggttaggtggattggccatgctaagttgccccttcgtgtccaaagatgtgcaggttaggtggattggccgtgctaaattgccccttaatgtgcaaagatgtgcaggttaaggggattagtgggataaatgtatggagttatgggTATAGgacggggtggggcctgggtaagatgctcttttggagagtaggTTCAAatatgacaggccaaatggccttttctgcattgtagggattctatggatacatCACAATGGGATGATGGGCAGCAATGAGTTGCTGCTAATCAAACTATTCTTTGAcagagctgctgtcacagtgcacctcattaccctgctagttcctctCTGGGAAATTGTTACAAGGTTCAGCCCTCCTCCCTTGGCGCACGTTTTGTATCATGTGGTTAATATGGTAATCGCCACATGTTTGGCAGACACTGAAATCCTATTGGACAACACTCACCTGAACTACTGGAGCATTCGGTAGTTGTTGTGTCTGCCAGGAAGGCGGCATTTTTCTGGATGCATCGGAGTGTTCAGCATCCATCGTGAACTCAAGGGAGTTATCCCAAGGGAGGGAGTGCTATCAACAGACCCAAACTGGAAAGTTGTCGATGGACCAGCCAGGGAGGTAGTGAATttgataggaacataggacttaggagcaatagtgggcaattcagcccttcaagcccccTCCGCCGTtctatacgatcatggctgatcttcatctcatcctaactccacttccctgccttttccccatcgccctttatcccacttttgatcaGATATTTATCTATGTCTTTCTTGAATTCATTGatcgattctgcatccactgcactctggggcagtgagttccatagattcacaaccctcagtgGAAGtattttctccttatctctgtcacgAGCCTCTCCCCCTCTTATTCTACAACTATGACATCTTGTcttgttctagaagggggaacatttggttaacatttccTTATCAATCCCATTGGGTATTTTTGAGTATGTTGCAACTCTGGTGAGTGAGGATGAATAGAAGTCTTGGAGAcagtaacaaagaacaatacagcacaggaacaggcccttcggccctccaagcctgcgccgctcatgtgttcctaactagaccatctgtttgtatccctctattcccagtctgttcatgtggctgtatagataagtcttaaatgatcctagcgtgtccgcctcaaccaccttgcttggtaatgcattccaggcccccaccaccctctgtgtaaaatacgtcccccgcatatttgtattgaaccttgccccccttaccttggacttgtgaccccttgtgtttgtcatttctgacctgggagaaagcttccaactgttcgccCTAACCACCACCTAGAAGCCTTCaaaccattatcccaacaaaactcatctccaaactccgtggcctgggcctcggctcctccctctgcaactggatcctagacttcctaacccacagaccgcaatcagtaaggataggcaacgacacctcctccacgatcatcctcagcaccagtgctccacaaggctgtgtcctcagccccctactatactccttatacacccatgactgtgcggccaaatttcccttcaactccattttcaagtttgctgacgacaccaccgtagtgggtcagatctcaaacaatgacgggacagagtacaggaatgagatagagaatctggtgaactggtgcagcaacaataatctctccctcaatgtcaacaaaacgaaggagattgtcatcgacttcaggaaacgtagaggagaacatgcccctgtctgcatcaacagggatgaagtggaaatggtcgagagcttcaggtttcgaggtgttcagatcgccaacaacctgtcctggtccccccatgccgacactatagttaagaaagccccaccaacgcctctactttctcaggaggttaaggaaatttggcatgtcagctgcaactctcatcagcttttacagatgcaccatagaaagtatcctttctggatgtatcacagcttggtatggctcctgctctgcccaagaccgcaagaaactacaaagggttgtgaacgaagcccagtccatcacgcaaaccagcctcccatccattgactccatccacacttcccgttgccttggaaaagcaacgagcataatcaaggacttcacgcaccccggacattttctcttccatcttcttccattgcgagaaggatacaaaagtctgagatcacgtaccaaccgactcaagaacagtttcttccctgttgccatcagacttttgaatggacctactttatattaagttgatctttctctacaccctagctatgactgtaacactatattctgcaccctctccttttcttctcccctatgtactcgatgaatggtatgttttgtctgtatagcgtgatggaggctattaatccagaaactcagataacgttctggggacccgggttcgaatcccgccaaggtcgatggtgcaatttgaattcaataaaaaaaatgtggaattaagaatctacagatggccatgaaaccattgtcgattgaaaaatccatctggttcactaatgtcctttagagaaggaaatctgccgtccttccccggtctggcctacatgtgactccagagccacagcaatgtggttgactctcaactgccctccaagggcaactagggatgggcaataaatgctgtcccacaaatgaatttttaaaaagcgtgcaagaaacaatacttttctttgtatccaatacatgtggcaataataaatcaaatcaaatcaagaagagTGGgcgaatccaattcagtccagtccGTGGCTCCAGGACGGAACAGCAAGGTTACCTGGGAGTTGGACCATTCACCTACTCGGAACCAACCCACACTGAGCTGGAAAGGGGACTAAATAGAGATATCACAGCAAAACCAGTGGCTGGTTCTCTTTCTTTCGCAGCCCCTGAGTGTCGAGGTTGACTTCCTTCCACGCCTGGGAGGTGGGTTCTGCGGTGAATAGACCAATACTGGGGCCGCAGTCCTAACTGCTGGTTTGCCAGGTGGTGTTTGGCGAGGTgggtggatgggatgctctgaattctgcgctctctctccgCTGTTTGTGCTTTGCCACCGCGTGCTCCACCCAATGAAGCTCGAGGTGACTGGTGCCCTCgcggatgcttcttctccagtttgtgtgtTCCAAGGCAAGCCATTCCCACAGGTCCAATGGgcatgttgcatttatttagggagCCTTTCAGAGTGTCCTTCCTGCCCAAGGAGGAcagcatttcctctgccctccttgtGGCACAgtctttttttaatattcattcgtgggacatgggcgtcgctggctgggccagcatttattgcccatccctagttgcccgagggcagttgaaagtcaaccacattgctgtggctctggagccgcatgtaggccagaccaggtaaggacggcagatgcgaggaaaaacttttttctaatacatcatagaatccctacagtacagaaggaggccattcggcccatcgagtctgtaccgaccacaatcccacccagaccctattcccgtaacgccacatatttaccctgctaatcctcctgacactaggttcaatttagcatggccaatccacctaacctgcacattgttcggactgtgggaggaaagatgtgtaggttaggtggattggccatgctaaattgtcccttagtgtccaaagatgtgcgagttaggtggatttgtcatgccaaattgccccttagtatccaaacatgtgtaggttaggtggattgaccatgctaaattgccccttagtgtccaaagatgtgcaggataggtggattggccatgccaaattgccccttagtatccaaacatgtgtaggttaggtggattcatagaatcataaaatccctacagtgcagaaggaggccattcggcccatcgagtctggaccaaccacaatcccacccaggcccaattcccgtaaccatacatatttaccctgctaatcccccctgacactagggtcaatttagcacggccaatccacctaacccgcacatctttggattgtgggaggaaaccggagcacccggaggaaagcgacacagacacggggagaacgtgcaaactccacacagacagtgatgcaaggaattgaacctgggtccctggcactgtgaggcggcagtgctaaccattgtgccaccatgccgccccttagtgctcaaagacgtgcgggtttaggtggattcaccatgccaaattgccccttagtgacagggggacgagctagggtaaataaatggggttgcgggggtagggttggatgggattgttgtcagtgcaggcctgatgggctgaatggcctccttcaatacTTCTATGATTCGAATGTCCTGAATTGTAAAGTTTGAAAGGACAAGTGTCTACCTCATGACTGAACCTCGTTATGTAATTTTCAGACCCTGGCACCTTCGATTACAAGAGGTTCTTCCAGCTAGTCGGACTAAAGGGCAAAACCGCTGCACAAGTGAAGGAAGTCTTTGAAATTCTTGACAAGGATCAGAGTGGCTTCATTGAAGAGGAGGAGCTCAAGTAAGAAAATAAAATGCTTTTTTGAGCGTTCTTCGATTTTACTTCATtcgcgggatgtgggcgtcgctggctaggccagcctttactgcccatccccacttgcctttgagaagatggtggtgagctgccttcttgaatctccatgaggtgtaggtacacccacagtgctgttagggagagagttctgagattttcgcccagcgacagtgaaggaacggcgaataTATTTCAAAgcctgtgggtggcatggtggcgcagtggttagcactgctgcctcacggcaccagggacccgggttccataagacattggagcagaattaggccactcggcccatcgagtttgctccgccgttcaatcatggctaatatttttctcatccccattctggggcggcgcggtggcccagtggttagcgctgctgctccacagctccagggacctgggttcgatccccggcttgggtcactgtctgtgcggagtctgcacgttctccctgtgtctgcgtgggattcctccgggtactccagtttcctcccacagtccaaagatgtgcggggttaggttgattggccattctaaaaataaattgcccctttgtgtcctgagatgcgtaggttagagggattagtgggtaaaatatatgtagggatatgggggtagggcctgggtgggattgtggtcggtgcagactcgatgggccgaatggcctctttctgtactgtagggtttctatgattctataagaccataagacataggagcagaattaggccacttgggttcgattcccggccttgggtcactgcctgtgtggagtctgcacgttctccccgtgtctgttccggtttcctcccacggtccgaaagacgcgctggttagggtgcattggccgcgctaaattctccctcagtgtacccgaacaggcgccggggtgtggcgactaggggattttcatggtaacttcattgctgtgttaatgtaagcctccagcTGGAGGTGTTCCTAgtgatctgctgcccttgtactttTTTTGGATGGTACagcttgtgggtttggaaggtgctgttgaaggagccttggtgagttcctgcagtgcatcttgtagatggtacacacggctgccactgtgtgtgggtggtggggggagtcaatgttggtggaaggggtgccaatcaagtggcgctgctttgtcctggatggtgccaagcttcttgagtgttgcttcagccatactcctgacttgtcctttgtagatggtggacagtctttagggagtcaggaggtgagttactcaccgcagggttcccagcctctgatctactcttggaactacagtatttatatgtctggGTCCAGTTCCGATCCTAATCATTGATAACGCCTTGTGATGGagcactaacctgcacatctttggacactaaggggcaatttagcatggccactccacctaacctgcacatctttggacactaaggggcaatttagcatggccaatccacctaacctgcacatctttggacactaaggggcaatttagcatggccactccacctaacctgcacatctttggagcgtgggaggaaaccggagcacccggaggaaacccacgcagacatggggagaacatgcagactccgcacaaacagtgacccgaggccagaattgaacccaggtccctggcgctgtgaggcagcagtgcttgaaccctttagccccaagagctttatctacaGAAACAGAGAAAGCAGCGGGAGTCGGCTGATGTTGTTAATATTTTCCTCCACACAGGGGGGTGCTAAAGGGTTTCTCCGCTCACGGAAGGGATCTCAATGACAGTGAAACCAAGGCATTCCTTGCAGCCGGTGATTCGGATCACGATGGTAAAATTGGAGCGGACGGTAAGTACTTGACACTGAGCCCCGGCTATCTGAGACCTGCGTCACGGTGACAACTGTTTACCCAGCATGCAAAGAGCTCTGAGTGGCCATTCACTTGCCATTTCCCCTCCCCACTCTTACGAAGTCACCCACTTGGGTAACCATCTCTGATTGGATATTATTCCTGGAGGCGTCGTCATGTGACATTGATTAAGGCTACATTTGgaatcagttctggtcgccctgctatagaaaggatgttattaatctggaaagtttttttttaacggttatttattcgtgtcaatagtaggcttacattaacacggcacggtggttagcactgccgcctcacagcaccagggacccgggttcgattcccggactgggacactctgtgtggagtctgcacattctccccgtctctgcgtgggtttcctccgggtgctccggtttcctcccacagtccgaaagacgtgctggttaggtgcattggccatgttaaattctccctcagtgtacctgaacaggcgccggagtgtggcgactaggagattttcaccgtaacttcattgcagtgttaatgttagcctacttgtgacactaatagataaactttaaaaacaatgaagtcagtgaaaatcccctagtcgccacactccggcgcctgttcggggacactgagggagaatttagcacggccaatgcaccctaaccagcatgtgtttcagacaatgagaggaaaccagagcacccggaggaaacccacgcagacacggagagaatgcgcagaatccgcacagtcacccaagctgggaatcgaaccctgatccctggcgctttgaggcagcagtgctaaccactgtgccaccgtgccgcaccataAAAGTGTGCAAAAAATATTTAGAAGGATGTTACCGAgattggaaggtttgaattataaagagaggctggataggctgagatttctttccctggagcgtaggaggatgaggggggtgaccttatagaggtttataaaatcatgaggggcagagataaggggaatagccaaggtcttttccccagggtaggggcgTCCAAatctagagggcagaggttaaaggtgagaggggaaagatttaaaaggaacctgaggggtaactttttcacacagagggtggtgcgtgtatgggatgagctgccagaggaggtggtggaggcgggtacaattacaacattgaaaagacatttggacaggtacatggatgggaaaggtttagagggatatggggccaaacgcaggcaaatgggactggttcagtttaggaaacctggtcggcatggacgagttgggccgaagggcctgtttccatgctgtatatctctatgactctatgactctaagacctCCTCTCGTGAACCATCCCGTCCTCACATTACCCACCATTGGCCTCCCTTGCAGGT of the Mustelus asterias chromosome 21, sMusAst1.hap1.1, whole genome shotgun sequence genome contains:
- the LOC144509125 gene encoding parvalbumin alpha, which translates into the protein MPMTKVLKADDINKAISAFKDPGTFDYKRFFQLVGLKGKTAAQVKEVFEILDKDQSGFIEEEELKGVLKGFSAHGRDLNDSETKAFLAAGDSDHDGKIGADEFAKMVAQA